The sequence TGCCGCCTTGCTGCCGTCCTCGTCCTCGTACTCCCTGACGTCGTTCACCTCCTTCACCTTTAGCACCTTCACTACGAAAACCACAATGAACTAAACAGAACAGGGGAGGAagaaggacacacagagaggtcagattgtgttattgttgtgacaaaacaaacattgacCATAAATGCTTTCTGGGTTTGAATTaataaacctgtgtgtgtgtcctcaccaAGAACCAGTAGATGTTCATGAGCAGCAGCGCCAGGAGGAGAGTGttgaagaagaagtagaagggGATGTTGGGGACAGACTGGAGACTGGACACACATGTGGCGTACAGCACTTTGAGAGGGAACCAGTAGAGACGGAACCAGAACCTGAGAGAACACAATAAAAACCAGACATAGAAACTCACATCTATTCATCTTCATGAGTGAATATGATGAAAATCTGTCAAGACTGGAGACCAAGGGCCAGTTGCATAAAAATAGACCTAGTCTTtgtcttaaatacaattttatgtCAGACTTGATATAGACACTTAAATTTACATAAAGCTTCCCTATGAGTGAGTAATGTAAAACTGACTTAGATGGATAGCCTGTCGCTGTTATGGGTGAGAAAACACACCTCACAGAAGAGGTGGATGACTTTCCAACCTCAAATTAAGTCAGTCTTAGTATTTATGCAACAGACAGGTTTAATTAGACTAGTCTAACCTGACAATCTAAGAccgtgtgtgtttctttgtgtttgttgagcCTCACCAGGTGATGCTGAAGCTGACGGAGCCCATGTTGGACAGCACGTCGTTGAGCAGGTGATAGCCTCCTCCTCTGGACTTCAGGTAGATGTTGAGCTTGGTGAACTCCAGCTGGATGTCGTTGATGTCGTGGAGGAACAACACAAGAATCCCTACGTTGTGGTATCTGAGGGACAGGGAACACACAGTACATTAGGTGAATATTAGGGTTGAGCGATTGGATGAATATATTGGCGATTGGCTGAGTACATTGCCAGTTCTTTTTTTTGGGTGATTTTTTGGGCGATATTTGTCATTCTATTTTGcgaatttaatggtctgcctccgaagaacgagagctgctcagtgggcagagagagagagacagcgggggaGAGACAAACTGCAAAGCCAGCATATTTTCGCATTTAACTGTGAAATAAGGTTGCGCaacgtgcgcacacacacacacacacacagacacatgcacgTGCACGAATATATCggcaataggcctttttcacggaagacattttgacatgtcacagtaggaaaagcacaggggtaaataattaaattaatgaaggctgaattccatttagctgcttggatttcagggtccaggtattgtgcatgctggctcactgtcactctcACTGGCACACTTGAATtgaacagagccatcgttagtgttattagttacacctgtgctttttccactatgacaagtcaaaatgtctgctatgACAAAGTCTAGTGTACATTTCATCTTATTTCTAATACAAGTCCTATACAAGCAGGCATCTGTCAGTTTTGTGCACTGTTAAGAATCAAATCAGCAACCTTCCTTAAGCATGTATAGTAAAGCTGTAAACAGGATATTGTCAGTCAATTAAGACTGCAAAAGAAAGATAAAATGTGATGTAGTGTATTTTAagcatttattaattaatttactttcaGTTGCtctgcttttatttcatttttatttaattacaaaAAGGAAACTCTATCCCATCTCCCCTTTTCTGCAAAATCACTTGAAGCCTCTGAACAGCCAcacttgtgttttcagttaatctggctgattagacctcttagACCTCTTCGgattgtgtgggtgtgtacagACTAACTGAGTGACgtcttcctgagtctcctgttagCTACTTGAACCTGGTAGGACGGGACAAGTTACACCTTTATTGGCAGATGAAGATTTGTGACAGAATAAATTCCCATCAAAGCTCCGGCCaaccttcaacctgagcagaggtctaatcagccacaataactgaaaacacctgtgtgggtgttcagaggctttaattTGCAGACAGAAAGCTGAGAGCATTATGTGCATACGCTGTTCTGTATTATATTAGTGTTTCAATGCTAATGTTTGGGTGGTCTAACCTGAAATATTTAAAGCAAACGAACcaagtaattttttattttttatttattgtggtCGCTGATAGTGTGTTAATGACCACAATGACTACAATGACCAAAGTTTAATTCATCACATATATGACTCTGTGCTCCATCATGCGGCTTGATGTGGTATTATGACATAAACTGAATGGTAGGACATTTTATGCTCATCCAAAACCTGTAATGGTCAAAAATAGACAAACACATTAAATTAGTCAGAAGTACCTGAAGGCGTAGGAGAAGCTAATGAGTGCCAGCGTGATGATGTGGTGCACCACCATGACAGAGGAGTCCTTCCTCCACGCGTCCATGTAGACTGTAGCATAGATGGAGTGTCCGTAGAAGCTGCCCTGGATCAGGTAGGCTATGGCGATGTCCGCAGGCACTGACATACCGCTCTGCCAGTCTGGAGACACAGGAACGAGAGGTTACCGActgatactgtacatacattaaGGATGTCAGCTTTTACTGCAAAATTAATCATTAACTGTCAAATGATGACATTTATTTGTACTGTTTGCCTTTGACCTCAGAAATAAACATAGatagatatgtgtgtttattatttatatacattttattcaatatgttttggtttttaaattttcaaatcattttgctttattatttcaatcattactttgaatgcatcttatatttttatattttcatttactcattattattattgttattattattatcattattatgtagttaaagtatattTGATACAAGGataggtttattttatttttctggtttcaagcccccaggaagagcgccagggtttgaagcaaattttcgtagtcaCCAAACAGCAGTAcaacaacttccgtgtccgtcacgtgatgccatttggccaaaaaaagacttttccccatagacttacattgggaaagagacggcTGTAAATCAGCGGAATTTTTTTtatgaggtaaatcaacttctcagtacgaacacttgaatagcccttatttaaatcattagttcCTAAAAGTGCACTAATAGCTCAATCCAGAGgtattttccttcctctgttcatgtgaatgagccccagaccgaggcaGGACAGCGGACCGTGATTACAATGACCTGGCAGCTGACACCAGCCTTGGTACTGTATATCGGTGAGCGTTCACTTGTTTTTACATGCTATGtgatgctatgctatgctatttCATCAACTCTCCTATAAAACTTGATATATTAAATATGTGGATGAGTCTTCCATACCGTTTTACTTTATGTTGTAGCCAGAATAAATGTGATGACATTCTGTCTATAGGTGGCACTACGGCAACATTATGCATTTAAATAGCCATAAGTCAGTGACCTCACATGTCATCCATACAACACAACAGTCCTTGTAAAAATGATGGCTGCCATCAGCCAGTCACCATAATTTGCTATCAATATATGCATTTTGATACAGATtagaaattaaacattttgtattattaaaatacatGTAGAGAGTTATGCAGCCTTTGGCAGAGATGTGTGCACTCTCTGTGAGCTTTCTTGTACGTATTGTAATTGTGTTATCTTTCTTCTTGTTATTTCTAGTTGTTGTTTTCAGACTGTTGGCTCACACAGTAAAACAGAAAGAGGTGATTGTATCACAACTGTCATAGAGATGGAAACCGTTAATGCCAACAGATGTATTTACTTCAGACTCACTGCTTCTCAGTGCAAGTCATGTGGAGGAGGAACTTCTCTGTCAAGTGTTAACACGTCTCACAAAACTCTCAAACAATGTGAATTAAAACCAGGATATTTTAATACAAAGTTAAGCGTAATTCAGCAATTTCTAACACATTTCAGATTACAAATGACTGTGGAGGCTGGagaaaaaaatttgatttttaAATGGTTAATCATATAATTTTGAAGGTGAAAACATTTGCatcaaacttatgcaaaatgtGCCAATTATtctatttcaattttttttttttaatattccatttaacaattattttgtCTCCACTAGGTTTGTCcaaactttaataaaaaatgtttatctTTAATTTAAAGACATAGAAGTGATCTGCCACACTATAAAGGACTGACGCACAGAGAAGTAATAAAGGATTCATCTTGTGGGATCATtgttatatacacacatataaccATTTGGACATTGGCCATTTGGGGCGGGGTACCAGATGTGAAGG comes from Sebastes fasciatus isolate fSebFas1 chromosome 5, fSebFas1.pri, whole genome shotgun sequence and encodes:
- the cers1 gene encoding ceramide synthase 1 isoform X1; protein product: MSGDAGPVEVEPMPGYLYLVSRASTVMLGAWRDCSSCGLELSKRTLLDNAYITWTEIGLFFFCAFLWTQVRRGLTESLFQPLAQWCRLLPKDAAKMPESAWKLVFYTMSWSYSTYLLFFTSYTFFHDPPSVFYNWQSGMSVPADIAIAYLIQGSFYGHSIYATVYMDAWRKDSSVMVVHHIITLALISFSYAFRYHNVGILVLFLHDINDIQLEFTKLNIYLKSRGGGYHLLNDVLSNMGSVSFSITWFWFRLYWFPLKVLYATCVSSLQSVPNIPFYFFFNTLLLALLLMNIYWFLFIVVFVVKVLKVKEVNDVREYEDEDGSKAAAGLLREPRAENNKDDAGHHNSAKGKHVQNGVTKEKHL
- the cers1 gene encoding ceramide synthase 1 isoform X2; translation: MRQRERKRKRMKPLAQWCRLLPKDAAKMPESAWKLVFYTMSWSYSTYLLFFTSYTFFHDPPSVFYNWQSGMSVPADIAIAYLIQGSFYGHSIYATVYMDAWRKDSSVMVVHHIITLALISFSYAFRYHNVGILVLFLHDINDIQLEFTKLNIYLKSRGGGYHLLNDVLSNMGSVSFSITWFWFRLYWFPLKVLYATCVSSLQSVPNIPFYFFFNTLLLALLLMNIYWFLFIVVFVVKVLKVKEVNDVREYEDEDGSKAAAGLLREPRAENNKDDAGHHNSAKGKHVQNGVTKEKHL